In Serratia sp. FDAARGOS_506, a genomic segment contains:
- a CDS encoding LysR family transcriptional regulator, which produces MNLKQIRYALAVAEELNFTRAAQRCHTVQSALSHQLAKLEEELGCTLFERTSRRVRLTPAGQAFVAPAQRLLAAQQALVEEVTAADGAVSGTLTIGTISTINVMALTERLDKFHRHYPAVNIRLYVGMSEALLEDVRQQKCDMAFVGIWPGDADLLPLSHRQLADEPLVALVAPQHPLAGRERVNLQALAEVPLVDFYSGTGARRQTDRAFQAAGIRRHVSFEIDHIEWLENLVRRGLAAGIVPISTAQRLSALVSIPIEDGPRRQVYCIWPQPMSTVAERFLHFSGIDMAG; this is translated from the coding sequence ATGAACCTAAAGCAGATCCGCTATGCGCTGGCGGTGGCGGAAGAGCTGAACTTTACCCGAGCGGCGCAGCGCTGCCATACGGTGCAGTCGGCGCTTAGCCACCAGCTCGCCAAACTGGAAGAAGAGCTGGGCTGTACGCTGTTTGAACGCACTTCGCGCCGGGTGCGGTTGACCCCCGCCGGCCAGGCTTTCGTGGCCCCTGCGCAGCGGCTGCTGGCGGCGCAGCAGGCGCTGGTGGAAGAGGTGACGGCGGCCGATGGCGCGGTGTCCGGCACCCTGACCATCGGCACCATTTCAACGATAAACGTGATGGCTCTGACCGAAAGGCTCGACAAGTTTCACCGCCACTATCCGGCGGTGAATATCCGCCTGTACGTCGGCATGAGCGAAGCGCTGTTGGAAGACGTGCGCCAGCAAAAATGCGATATGGCGTTCGTCGGCATCTGGCCGGGCGATGCTGACCTGCTGCCGCTGTCGCACCGGCAGTTGGCCGATGAGCCGCTGGTGGCGCTGGTGGCGCCGCAGCATCCGTTGGCCGGCCGCGAGCGGGTGAATTTGCAGGCGCTGGCGGAAGTGCCGCTGGTGGATTTCTACAGCGGCACCGGCGCGCGGCGCCAAACCGATCGCGCCTTTCAGGCGGCGGGCATCCGTCGGCACGTCAGTTTTGAAATCGATCATATCGAATGGCTGGAGAATTTGGTGCGGCGCGGACTGGCGGCGGGCATCGTACCGATCTCGACCGCGCAACGCTTAAGTGCGCTGGTGTCGATTCCGATTGAAGATGGGCCGCGGCGCCAGGTGTATTGTATTTGGCCGCAGCCCATGTCGACTGTCGCCGAGCGCTTTTTGCATTTCAGCGGCATCGATATGGCGGGGTAG
- the proX gene encoding glycine betaine/L-proline ABC transporter substrate-binding protein ProX translates to MRTTGIWALALTTLIGSQSVSAADLPGKGIAVQPVQSTISEETFQTLLVSKALEKLGYDVKEPREVDYNVAYTSIASGDATFIAVNWDPLHADQYKAAGGDAKFYREGVYVNGAAQGYLIDKKTAEQYHITNVEQLKDPKIAKLFDTNGDGKADLTGCTPGWGCEAVINHHIKAYGLSNTVEHNQGNYAAMIADTITRYKEGKPVLYYTWTPYWVSDVMVPGRDVVWLQVPFSSLPGEQKNVDTKLPNGANYGFPVNTMRIAANKQWAEANPAAAKLFAIMKLPIADINAQNLRMHEGQASEADIQNHVNGWIKAHQATFDGWVKTAAEAAKP, encoded by the coding sequence ATGCGCACCACGGGCATCTGGGCTCTCGCCCTGACGACGCTGATTGGCTCACAGAGCGTGAGCGCGGCAGATTTACCCGGCAAGGGGATCGCGGTTCAGCCGGTGCAAAGCACCATTTCCGAAGAGACTTTCCAGACGCTGCTGGTCAGCAAAGCGCTGGAAAAACTGGGTTACGACGTGAAGGAACCGCGTGAAGTGGATTACAACGTCGCCTACACCTCGATCGCTTCCGGCGACGCGACCTTTATCGCGGTCAACTGGGATCCGCTGCACGCCGATCAGTACAAGGCCGCCGGCGGCGACGCCAAGTTCTACCGCGAAGGCGTCTACGTCAACGGTGCCGCGCAGGGCTACCTGATCGACAAGAAAACCGCCGAGCAGTACCACATCACCAACGTCGAACAGCTGAAGGATCCCAAGATCGCCAAGCTGTTCGACACCAACGGCGACGGCAAGGCCGATCTGACAGGCTGCACCCCGGGCTGGGGTTGCGAAGCAGTGATCAACCACCACATCAAGGCCTATGGCCTGAGCAACACCGTCGAACACAACCAGGGCAACTACGCGGCGATGATCGCCGATACCATCACCCGTTACAAAGAGGGCAAGCCGGTGCTGTATTACACCTGGACGCCGTACTGGGTCAGCGATGTGATGGTGCCGGGGCGCGACGTGGTCTGGCTGCAGGTGCCGTTCTCCTCCCTGCCGGGCGAGCAGAAGAACGTCGACACCAAGCTGCCTAACGGCGCCAACTACGGCTTCCCGGTCAACACCATGCGCATCGCCGCCAACAAGCAGTGGGCCGAAGCCAATCCGGCGGCCGCCAAGCTGTTCGCCATCATGAAGCTACCGATCGCCGACATCAACGCGCAAAACCTGCGCATGCATGAAGGCCAGGCTTCGGAAGCCGACATCCAGAACCATGTCAACGGCTGGATCAAGGCGCACCAGGCCACCTTCGACGGCTGGGTGAAAACCGCCGCCGAAGCGGCGAAGCCGTAA